In Paenibacillus protaetiae, the genomic stretch TCGAAGGCAAAGGTTCCGACAATCCGTTTGCATTCAAACACTACAATCCAAAAGAAGTTGTGCTCGGCAAAACGATGGAAGAGCATCTTCGTTTCGCAGTAGCATACTGGCATACTTATGTTGCAAACGGCACTGACCAATTTGGCGTTGGTACTGCAGTACGCGACTGGGACAAATTCAGCGGCCTTGACCTTGCTAAAGCACGCGTTGAAGCGAACTTTGAATTCATGGAAAAACTGGATATCCCTTACTTCTGCTTCCATGACGTAGACATCGCTCCAGAAGGCGCTACGCTGGCTGAATCGAACAAAAACCTCGACGTTATCGTTGCTCAAATTAAAGACAACATGAAGTCGTCCGGCCGCAAACTGCTCTGGAACACAGCTAACATGTTCTCCAACCCGCGTTATGTATTTGGCGCAGGTACTGCAGTTAACGCTGACGTATACGCATATGCAGCAGCTCAAGTTAAAAAAGGTCTTGAAGTTGGTAAAGAACTGGGCGGCGAAAACTATGTATTCTGGGGCGGCCGTGAAGGTTACGAAACGCTTCTGAACACAGATATGGCTTTCGAGCTTGACAACCTTGCTCGCCTGTACCATATGGCTATCGACTACGCTAACCAAATCGGCTTCGACGCTCAATTCCTGATCGAGCCTAAACCAAAAGAACCTACGAAACACCAATATGACTTTGACGCAGCTACAACGATTGCATTCCTGCAAAAATACGGTTTGCAAGACAAATTCAAACTCAACCTGGAAGCTAACCATGCAACGCTGGCTGGCCACACGTTCGAGCATGAAATTCGCGTTTCCGCAATTAACGGCATGCTCGGTTCCCTTGACGCTAACCAAGGCGACTACCTGCTTGGCTGGGATACAGATGAATTCCCGACTGACCTGTACTCGACGACTCTTGCGATGTATGAAGTGCTCAAAGCAGGCGGCCTGGGCCGTGGCGGCGTAAACTTCGACGCAAAAGTACGCCGTGGTTCGTTTGAAGTTGACGACCTGTTCTTCGCACACATCGCAGGTATGGACAGCTTCGCTTGGGGCTTGAAAGCAGCTGCTAAATTGATCGAAGGACGCGTTCTCGACAGCATCATCGAAAACCGTTACCGCTCGTTCAAAGAAGGCATCGGCGCTGACGTGGTATCCGGCAAAGCGACTTTGGCTTCCCTGGAAGCTTACGCGCTTCAAAACAGCGTGATCAAAAACGAGTCCGGCCGTCAAGAACGTATCAAAAACATCCTGAACGATGTTATTTTCAGCGTTTAATAAATAGGAGGTCTTTCAGACATGCCTTATGTCATTGGTGTAGACCTCGGGACGAGCGCCGTCAAAGTACTGCTCGTCGACAAAAACGGCACGGTAGCTGGGGAAGTTTCCCGCAGCTACCCGCTGTTTCATGAATACTCCGGCTGGAGCGAGCAAAAGCCGGATGATTGGGTTCAGGCAACGGTAGAAGCACTGAAAGAACTCGCGGCACAAGAGGGCATTAACGCCGCTGAGATCGAAGGCATCAGCTTCTCCGGCCAAATGCACGGCCTTGTGCTGCTCGACAGCGAAGGCAACCCGGTGCGCAACGCGATCCTGTGGAACGATACGCGCACAACGGCGGAATGCCGCGAAATCGAAGCTGCGCTTGGCGACAAGCTGCTGAAAGTTACGCGCAATCCGGCGCTGGAAGGCTTTACGCTGCCGAAAATCCTGTGGGTGCGCAAGCACGAGCCGGAAGCATTTGCGAAAGCAAGCTTGTTTGTGCTGCCGAAAGATTATGTGCGCTACCGCCTGACGGGCGAGCTGCATATGGATTATTCCGACGCAGCAGGCACGCTTATTCTTGACGTAGCAGGCAAAAAGTGGAGCGACGAAGTGCTCTCCGCCTTTGATCTGCCGGCAAGCTTCTGCCCGCCGCTTGTGGAATCGCACGGCCAGACCGGCACGCTGCTTCCGCAAATTGCGGAGCAAACCGGCCTCTCCGCAGCAACGAAAATTTTTGCCGGCGGCGCTGACAATGCTTGCGGCGCAATTGGCGCAGGCATTCTGAGCGAAGGCTTGACGCTTTGCAGCATCGGTACGTCCGGCGTTATTCTTTCGTACGAAAATGATTCGTCGAAAGATTTTGCCGGCAAGGTCCATTTCTTCAACCACGGCAAAGAAGACGCTTTTTATGCAATGGGCGTTACGCTGGCCGCAGGCTACAGCCTCAGCTGGTTCAAGAAAACGTTCGCTCCAGGCGAATCGTTTGACGAGCTGCTTGCAGGCGTAGGCGACATCAAGCCAGGCGCAGACGGCCTTCTCTTTACGCCGTACCTGGTGGGCGAACGCACGCCACATGCCGACTCGCAAATCCGCGCAAGCTTTATCGGCGTGGACGGTTCGCATGAGCGGAAGCATTTTGCCCGTGCGGTTATGGAAGGCATTACGTTCTCGCTCCATGAATCCGTCGATATGTTCCGCCAAGCGGGCAAAACAGTCGACAAGATCGTTTCGATCGGCGGCGGCGCTCAAAATCCGGTTTGGCTGCAAATGCAAGCCGACATTTTTGGCGCGGAAGTGGTAGCGCTTGAGAACGAGCAAGGTCCTGGTCTTGGCGCAGCTATGCTTGCAGCATACGGCTGCGGCTGGTTTGCAAGCCTGGACGAGTGCGCAGAGCGTTTCGTGAAGCATGCCAAGTCTTATCAGCCAAACGCTGATGCGGTGGCGGCTTACGAAGGCCTGTTCCGGATTTATCAGCAAGTATATGGAGCAACGCGCGGCTTGAACGCCGAGCTTGCTGCTTATCGTCATTAATCGTTTGGAAGTTTTTCGTGGTTTTTCCTATCCTGTTGCAACACAGCGCATAGTTCTACTTTTAACGCTTATGCCGGTTCGACCCGGCGTAAGCGTATTTTTTTTGTACATCGGCTATAGGCGGGAGCGGGACTACCGTTCTGTTTTTGTTTTTGGTAAGGTAGAGGTACGGAACGGACATCATTCGGTAAGACAAGGCGCCGGTTCTATTTTCAAAAAAAACGGAAAATGGTTAATGCGCGAGCGGGCAGGAGGACAGGCCATGAACAAAGAGGAACAAGTTATAACGGGCTTCAGGGACGTATTCAACAAGATGGTTTGGCTGAATAAGTTCAAGATGGAAGCCAATCTGAAAGGTTACAAGCCTTCTGAAGTCCATTGCATGGAATACATTGAAAAACATATAGATTCCAACGTGACGAAACTTGCCGAGTCGCTGTATATGACTAGCGGGGCCATAAGTAAAATAACGCAGAAGCTCATCAAAAAAGGCCTTATCGAAAGTTATCAAAAGCCGGATAACAAGAAAGAAATTTATTTCAGGCTTACGGAGCAGGGGAAGGTCATTTATACAATCCATGAGGAGCTGCACCAACAATTTCAGGAGCGGGATAAAGCGGTATTTGAGCAGATAACCGATGAGCAATTTGACAGTATGCTTCGCTTCCTGGAAAAGTACAGCAAGCATTTGGATGCAGAAATCAAGAAACAGGGAATCCTTTTGAAGCAGGAAGAATGAGAGGAATAAACAAGAAGGCAGCCGCGGCTCTTTAAGAGCGGGCTGCCTTTTTGTTTGGCATTCATTTTGTTGACAAGGAAGGAAAAATGAGATACGCTTGTTTTGTTTCCTAGGAAGGAAAAGATGAAAGGAGAAATTCATGTTTAAATCATCACACCCTAAACAGAACACAGAACAAACGATGAATAACAATACATTGTTATTTGGTCTTATGTCTGTGTTTCTTTGCGGAATAGGTTTCAGCATTATAACCCCGGTCGTCCCCTTTTTGGTGCAGCCTTATGTAAGCAATCCGGGGGATCAGGCTATTGTTGTTACGCTGTTGACCTCTGTTTATGCCGTCTGCGTGTTTTTTGCAGCCCCTGGGCTTGGCGCTTTGAGCGACAGGTTTGGGCGCCGTCCATTGCTTCTGATATGCCTTGCGGGCTCTGCCATCGGGTATATCGTATTTGGCGCAGGAGGAGCGCTGTGGGTGCTGTTTGCCGGGCGCATCATTGAAGGCATAGCAGGAGGCAGCATTAGTACGCTTTTCGCTTATTTTGCAGATATTACGCCTAAAGAGCAGCGCACCAAATACTTCGGATGGGTGAGCGCGGCTGCAGGCGCAGGCTCCGCCATTGGACCGGCTCTAAGCGGGCTGCTTGCGAAATTCGGCCATTCGTTTCCCTTATATTTTGCAGCAGTCATAACGGTATTGAATGTTGTGTACGGGTATTTTTTTATGCCGGAAAGCCTGGACAACCATAACAGACTGAGCAAGATAACGATGGTTAGGCTGAATCCATTCTCGCAGCTAATGAACGTGCTTTCTGCAAGAAACGTAAAGCGGCTGCTTGTGGCAGCGTTTTTGCTTTGGATTCCGAACGGGTCATTGCAGGGCGTTTTTTCACAATTGACGATAGATACCTTCCATTGGACGCCGGCGCTAATCGGATTGATGTTTTCCATTATGGGAGTTCAAGATATATTGTCCCAAGGCTTCATCATGCCGAAGCTTTTGAAGAAGCTTAGCGATAAACAAATTGCAGTTACCGGCATGGCGGCGGAAATAATAGGCTACTGCCTGATTGCGGCATCGGCTTTGTGCACGTGGTATCCGCTTCTGATCGCCGGGATATTTATATTTGGTTTTGGCGATTCGATCTTCGGGCCTTCATTTAATGGAATGGTGTCCAAGTCCGTTGAATCAAGCGAACAAGGAAGGATTCAAGGAGGCAGTCAATCCATTCAGGCTTTGGCAAGAATAATCGGACCGGTCGTTGGCGGCCAAATCTATGTCGCGATGGGCCATGCCGCGCCTGCGATTATGGGTATCATCCTTATAGCAGCGGCAATTCCCGTTATGTATAAGAGCACGCAGGTAACAAGTGATTAGGTTTTAATAGTACGGCTGTTTTAGCCGGCAAACGGCGGTCTGGAGCTTCGTGATCCTAACCGCCGTTTGCTTTCTCAACTATGTTATTGCCGTAATCGGGCCACCCTTGGATGTACAACAGGATGATTTTAGCCTGCAATATGGTGAAACACGGATAAAAGGGATTAAAAGTTAAAAAGATTACACTTTTATTCAGAAGGATGAGCGCAAAGGGATGCGACAGCCTTCGACTCCATCCGCTATTCTTTTATTTTATGAAATGGGTCTTTAGTGTAATGGTTGAGTAATATATACTATTTTTATACATAGAGACAAACATAATTTAGGAGGAAACCAATGCGGATAGGATGGAAACTAACAGTAAGCCGGCGGTTGGTCGCCTCGTTTTTGGCGATTCTTGTCATACTTGCGGCTAACGGCATTACGACTTTTGTCATGATGGGCAAAATGAACGATAATGCTTCAAGCTTGTCGGGTGTCTGGCTGGCCAACACAGAAGCCATTATGAACATTAACAATGCCCATGAAAGCCTGCTGACTATACAGTATCAAATGCTGTATCAAATGAATGACCAGCAGCAGATGTTAAAGCTGGAGAGCCAAGGCGGCACCATTCTGGACAATCTCGAAAAGTGGTTTGCGCAATATCGGACCGGCTTTACGGCCAATAATGATACGAATTTGTTCCAGTCGCTCAAAAAGCAGTCCGAGCTGTATGTGCAAAGCTATAACGCGCTTCTGGATACGATTGAAGCCAAAGGTGACAGCTATGCGATAAGCAAAGCAATTCGCGACTCGGACAGCTCGTTTAACGCATTGAATACGTATATCGATACGCTGATGCTTCAAAATAAACAAGGCGCAGAGAAAGAAAGCCGATCCAGCGATACGATTAACCGTCAGGGCATGTATGCAACAGCTGCCGGCCTGGTGATTGCCATCGCGGTTATCGCTTCGCTGGTGTATTACATTCGGCGTACCGTTTCGCAGCCGCTGAAGAAGGCCGCTGACGTTGTTTCCCTTGTTGCGCAAGGGAACTTGAACGTGACGGTGCCGCAAGTGAAGCAGCAGGATGAGATCGGCACGCTGGCGACAGCGCTCAGCGGGATGATTACGATGATCCAAAGCACAATCCAGCGCGTTCAGCAGGCCGCTTCAGGCGTCAACGCATCGGCGCAGGAGCTGCTGGCGGCTTCGCAGGAGAATGCGAGCGCGTCCGATCAGGCTGCTGCTATGGTCCGAGAGTCTGCCGCAGGAGCGGACGAGCAGCTCGCGAGCTTTGAGGAAATCGGCCGTTCGACGGAAGAAATGACGATTGGCGTGCAGCGTATTGCCGAAAGCAGCGGGGAGGTTGCTCTGCTTTCCGCCAAAGCGGCCGACCAGTCTAAAGAAGGCTCCGATACGATTGCCGAGGCTTCGGTGACGATGAACAAAATCGACCTGTCGATCCGGACGGCGGTTCAGCAGGTTGAGCAGCTGGAGAGCCATATGGGCAGCATCGGCAAAATTCTCGGCATGATCGGCAACGTCTCGAAGCAAACGAACCTGCTTGCGTTAAATGCTTCCATTGAAGCGGCGCGTGCGGGCGAACACGGCAAAGGGTTTGCCGTCGTTGCAGAGGAAGTCCGCTTGCTTTCCGCACAGACGGCAGAGGCGGTAACGGAAATAACGTCGGTTATATCCAAAATCATGAGCGATACGGAATCGACCGTTCACTCGATGCGCGCCAGCAGGCAGGAATCACAGCTTGGCCTTCAGAAAATGGAAGCGGCCGGCGATTCCTTCCGCGTAATCGCCGAAGCTTCCAAAAATGTTTCGAGCAAAATCGAAGAGGTGGCGGCAGCAGCCGAACAGCTTGCCGCAAGCTCGGAGGAAGTTGCGGCATCGGTCGGCCAAGTGATGGGCATTGCCCGACGTACTTCCGATATTTCCAAGGAAGTAGCTTCGGCGGCCGACAAGCAGTCCGCTTCCGCGTCCAATGTGGCGTCGGCGGCGGGGGCTCTGACGGGCATCGCACAGGATATGAACGAGGCGGTAAGCGGCTTCCGCACGTAAGTTTAATGGCAATGGAGCAGTCTCGAAGCGGCGGTTACCGCTTGAAGCTGCTCCATATCGACTCAGGTTTCACCCCCAGCTCCCCGGCGATTAATTCAGCCGTCAGGCGCTGGGGTTTTTTAATTTTGCCGTTGCGGATTTTGGAGATGGTCGTTAAGGAAATCAGCGTAGACTGGGCAAGCGACGTAGCGGTTATATTTTTATTCAGCATCAGCATTCGCAGCTTGTAGCCCGGGTCATCTTCCTGTTCGTTCAGATGCAGGCTGGCGATAATAACGGAAAATCCGGTGAAGGTCCGGCAGCCGTTGAACATCGGTTTTACAATGATGCTTGCATGTTGCGATTTGCCGTCGATTTGCAGCCGCAGCTCTACTCTTTCAACGGTTCCGTTGTTTTTGGCATAATCCAGCATCCGTTTTACGCTTTTTCGTGAGTCTTCTTCAATGAATTCGAAGGCCGGCCGGCCCAAATAGTAATTGGCGGTATGAATGACGGGCGTGTAATACCGCTCCAGCGAGCGGATCCGGTATTGCTCATCCAGCTGGGCGGCAGCCGAGATAGGCTGCTTGACGGCATATTCCTCGATCCACTTCTGTACCGTTATATCCTGGCACATAATGATGCAGCCGTTTTTCTCTTCAAGCGGGAACATGCGCCCTGTGACACGAACGGGAATGGCGGTTGCGGACCTTGCGTTCAGCTCCTCATCCATAGCCGCAAAAGGCTCGTTCTCATCAGTCAGGCGGGCGACCATTTGGCCGAATGACGCGCCTTCCTTAAATAGCCCGCTTGGGTCTGCTTCAAGCAGCTCTTGTTTTTTATATCCCGAGAGGGATGTGAAAGACGGATTAATATCGCGAATGTACCAGCGGTTATGTTCAAACTCGGTAATGAGCATCGGTTCTTTCATCAAGTAAAATACATTTTGCATCATGTATGCCTTCCTCCCGACTTAAGGATGGTTAAGTCATCAAGTCTACGGTATAAATTACATGTAAATAACAAGTTATGTTAGAAAATATAACAAATCGTTATACAACGATTATGCAAAATTATTTTCGGATTGACAACCGCATTTTGAAAAGAAAATGGAAAAGGCTATGAATATTACAAATTTTGGGCAGTCTAGAACCATACCGCTGCAACTGCCGGTTAAATTTATTGAAAAAAAGAGGAGGATGGCTAATGGCATCCGTTGAGGCGCTGCTTATCCAGTTTACCGATTCCTGGAGCGCGTCCCTGGCTTGCGATACGCTTCAGCAGCTTGGTTATGATCCGGTGCTTCATGACGGGAACCGTATCCATATTCATTTGAACAGCAGCGACACCGTGCCTGCGCTCGAAATTGTTCAAGCGCATGGGGGGCGCTTGCTGGAGCTGACCGCTATTGATGATTCGGTGTTAACGAATACGGCCTACTCGCTGGACGGCATTGCGATTCCGGCTCATCTGGTCAACGAGGACTGGACGGAACGGGAATCCGCTATCGTCAATGAGGAAGCGGCAGGGCTGCGGAACCGCGACGATGATGCGGATACTTCGCATGAGTTTTTGCCGGACCCGGGGAATACGGTTATTTCT encodes the following:
- the xylA gene encoding xylose isomerase produces the protein MSVFKNIPTIQFEGKGSDNPFAFKHYNPKEVVLGKTMEEHLRFAVAYWHTYVANGTDQFGVGTAVRDWDKFSGLDLAKARVEANFEFMEKLDIPYFCFHDVDIAPEGATLAESNKNLDVIVAQIKDNMKSSGRKLLWNTANMFSNPRYVFGAGTAVNADVYAYAAAQVKKGLEVGKELGGENYVFWGGREGYETLLNTDMAFELDNLARLYHMAIDYANQIGFDAQFLIEPKPKEPTKHQYDFDAATTIAFLQKYGLQDKFKLNLEANHATLAGHTFEHEIRVSAINGMLGSLDANQGDYLLGWDTDEFPTDLYSTTLAMYEVLKAGGLGRGGVNFDAKVRRGSFEVDDLFFAHIAGMDSFAWGLKAAAKLIEGRVLDSIIENRYRSFKEGIGADVVSGKATLASLEAYALQNSVIKNESGRQERIKNILNDVIFSV
- the xylB gene encoding xylulokinase, whose translation is MPYVIGVDLGTSAVKVLLVDKNGTVAGEVSRSYPLFHEYSGWSEQKPDDWVQATVEALKELAAQEGINAAEIEGISFSGQMHGLVLLDSEGNPVRNAILWNDTRTTAECREIEAALGDKLLKVTRNPALEGFTLPKILWVRKHEPEAFAKASLFVLPKDYVRYRLTGELHMDYSDAAGTLILDVAGKKWSDEVLSAFDLPASFCPPLVESHGQTGTLLPQIAEQTGLSAATKIFAGGADNACGAIGAGILSEGLTLCSIGTSGVILSYENDSSKDFAGKVHFFNHGKEDAFYAMGVTLAAGYSLSWFKKTFAPGESFDELLAGVGDIKPGADGLLFTPYLVGERTPHADSQIRASFIGVDGSHERKHFARAVMEGITFSLHESVDMFRQAGKTVDKIVSIGGGAQNPVWLQMQADIFGAEVVALENEQGPGLGAAMLAAYGCGWFASLDECAERFVKHAKSYQPNADAVAAYEGLFRIYQQVYGATRGLNAELAAYRH
- a CDS encoding MarR family transcriptional regulator, giving the protein MNKEEQVITGFRDVFNKMVWLNKFKMEANLKGYKPSEVHCMEYIEKHIDSNVTKLAESLYMTSGAISKITQKLIKKGLIESYQKPDNKKEIYFRLTEQGKVIYTIHEELHQQFQERDKAVFEQITDEQFDSMLRFLEKYSKHLDAEIKKQGILLKQEE
- a CDS encoding MFS transporter, whose product is MFKSSHPKQNTEQTMNNNTLLFGLMSVFLCGIGFSIITPVVPFLVQPYVSNPGDQAIVVTLLTSVYAVCVFFAAPGLGALSDRFGRRPLLLICLAGSAIGYIVFGAGGALWVLFAGRIIEGIAGGSISTLFAYFADITPKEQRTKYFGWVSAAAGAGSAIGPALSGLLAKFGHSFPLYFAAVITVLNVVYGYFFMPESLDNHNRLSKITMVRLNPFSQLMNVLSARNVKRLLVAAFLLWIPNGSLQGVFSQLTIDTFHWTPALIGLMFSIMGVQDILSQGFIMPKLLKKLSDKQIAVTGMAAEIIGYCLIAASALCTWYPLLIAGIFIFGFGDSIFGPSFNGMVSKSVESSEQGRIQGGSQSIQALARIIGPVVGGQIYVAMGHAAPAIMGIILIAAAIPVMYKSTQVTSD
- a CDS encoding methyl-accepting chemotaxis protein, producing the protein MRIGWKLTVSRRLVASFLAILVILAANGITTFVMMGKMNDNASSLSGVWLANTEAIMNINNAHESLLTIQYQMLYQMNDQQQMLKLESQGGTILDNLEKWFAQYRTGFTANNDTNLFQSLKKQSELYVQSYNALLDTIEAKGDSYAISKAIRDSDSSFNALNTYIDTLMLQNKQGAEKESRSSDTINRQGMYATAAGLVIAIAVIASLVYYIRRTVSQPLKKAADVVSLVAQGNLNVTVPQVKQQDEIGTLATALSGMITMIQSTIQRVQQAASGVNASAQELLAASQENASASDQAAAMVRESAAGADEQLASFEEIGRSTEEMTIGVQRIAESSGEVALLSAKAADQSKEGSDTIAEASVTMNKIDLSIRTAVQQVEQLESHMGSIGKILGMIGNVSKQTNLLALNASIEAARAGEHGKGFAVVAEEVRLLSAQTAEAVTEITSVISKIMSDTESTVHSMRASRQESQLGLQKMEAAGDSFRVIAEASKNVSSKIEEVAAAAEQLAASSEEVAASVGQVMGIARRTSDISKEVASAADKQSASASNVASAAGALTGIAQDMNEAVSGFRT
- a CDS encoding PAS domain S-box protein gives rise to the protein MMQNVFYLMKEPMLITEFEHNRWYIRDINPSFTSLSGYKKQELLEADPSGLFKEGASFGQMVARLTDENEPFAAMDEELNARSATAIPVRVTGRMFPLEEKNGCIIMCQDITVQKWIEEYAVKQPISAAAQLDEQYRIRSLERYYTPVIHTANYYLGRPAFEFIEEDSRKSVKRMLDYAKNNGTVERVELRLQIDGKSQHASIIVKPMFNGCRTFTGFSVIIASLHLNEQEDDPGYKLRMLMLNKNITATSLAQSTLISLTTISKIRNGKIKKPQRLTAELIAGELGVKPESIWSSFKR